Proteins co-encoded in one Yersinia enterocolitica genomic window:
- a CDS encoding IS66 family transposase, with product MKTLPDTLPNSPNELQQILQEREAFWQAQVAQWQAQAAQWQEKSSLWQAQYQSMVEQWLLARYKLYAASSEDYPGQGALFNEAEQTDDLATQTPPHAEEEDNAQADPVTPERKSRRPRLPPGLPREEVLHDLPDEEKTCACCGHALHRMGEECSEQLEFIPASIKVMRHVRPKYSCRQCEQQGTEVNILIVPVPATLLPRSIATPSLLAQIINSKFQFSLPLYRQEQWFAQLGIELSRQTMSSWMLKCAERLAPLVELLHQHLLEREVIWSDDTTLKVVEVKKDKCYMWVYGCGGDSPEPGLPPAIVLYDYQDGHGAAGPVGFLNGYEGYLQADGYAGYTNTDATVVGCMAHARRKFMEAKVAQPKGKVGRADWALTHIQKLYRLERELKGQPADVIAARRQQEAIPLLDEFKGWLDKTRPQVPEKHLLGTAVVYSLNQWSKLVRYVEHGQLSIDNNRAERAIKPFVIGRKNWMLSNTRSGARSSAILYSLVETAKANGLVPFDYLMQVFTKLPTLTADGDLESLLPWNITLP from the coding sequence ATGAAAACACTGCCCGATACCCTGCCAAACTCGCCTAATGAACTCCAGCAAATACTGCAGGAGCGGGAAGCTTTTTGGCAGGCGCAGGTAGCCCAGTGGCAAGCACAAGCAGCCCAATGGCAGGAAAAATCGAGCCTGTGGCAAGCGCAATACCAAAGCATGGTCGAACAGTGGCTGCTGGCCCGTTACAAACTCTATGCGGCCAGTAGCGAAGACTACCCAGGTCAGGGAGCGTTGTTTAACGAAGCTGAGCAGACCGATGACCTTGCCACCCAGACGCCACCTCACGCCGAGGAAGAAGATAACGCTCAGGCTGACCCCGTCACACCCGAACGCAAAAGCCGTCGTCCACGGTTACCGCCTGGCCTTCCCCGGGAGGAGGTGCTTCACGACCTGCCAGACGAAGAAAAGACCTGTGCCTGCTGTGGTCATGCCCTGCATCGCATGGGCGAGGAATGCAGCGAGCAACTGGAGTTTATCCCGGCCAGCATCAAGGTCATGCGCCATGTTCGCCCTAAATACAGTTGCCGCCAATGTGAGCAGCAGGGGACCGAGGTCAACATCCTGATTGTGCCTGTACCTGCAACCTTATTACCCCGCAGCATCGCCACGCCCAGCCTGCTGGCCCAGATAATCAACAGCAAGTTCCAGTTCAGCCTGCCGCTCTATCGCCAGGAGCAATGGTTCGCCCAGTTGGGTATCGAGCTGAGCCGCCAGACCATGAGCAGTTGGATGTTGAAATGTGCAGAACGGCTGGCCCCGCTGGTTGAGTTGCTTCATCAACATTTACTTGAGCGTGAGGTAATCTGGAGCGATGACACCACGCTCAAGGTGGTGGAGGTGAAAAAGGATAAATGTTACATGTGGGTCTACGGCTGCGGCGGTGATAGCCCGGAGCCCGGTCTGCCGCCCGCTATCGTACTGTATGACTATCAGGATGGTCACGGCGCTGCCGGCCCTGTCGGGTTCCTCAACGGATATGAAGGTTACCTGCAGGCCGATGGTTATGCCGGTTACACGAATACCGACGCGACAGTTGTCGGTTGCATGGCGCATGCGCGCCGCAAGTTCATGGAGGCGAAAGTGGCCCAGCCGAAAGGAAAAGTTGGCCGTGCTGACTGGGCGCTGACGCATATCCAGAAACTTTACCGCCTTGAGCGAGAGCTGAAGGGGCAGCCGGCCGATGTCATTGCGGCCCGCCGCCAGCAGGAGGCCATCCCACTGCTGGACGAGTTCAAAGGCTGGCTGGATAAAACAAGGCCGCAGGTTCCGGAGAAACACTTGTTGGGCACGGCCGTGGTCTACAGTCTGAATCAATGGTCAAAGCTGGTGCGTTATGTGGAGCACGGGCAGTTGAGCATAGACAACAACAGGGCTGAGCGGGCCATCAAGCCGTTTGTCATTGGGAGAAAAAATTGGATGCTGTCGAATACGCGCAGCGGTGCGCGGTCGAGCGCCATCCTTTATAGCCTGGTTGAAACGGCGAAAGCCAATGGTCTTGTGCCCTTTGACTACCTGATGCAGGTGTTTACCAAACTGCCCACCCTCACCGCCGACGGTGATCTCGAGTCCCTCCTTCCCTGGAACATCACCCTACCTTAA